The genomic DNA GCAACCAAAAAAACACGCCTTTTTGTGTTCCCATCAGAATTTTGTCGGCCACCCTTGGGAAACCCCATTAACCCATAACCTCTAACCAATAACCGTTACTTACGAAATCCGCATCGGCATCAGCACGTAGATAAACGGCACATCGCACTTGATCACACCGGGACTGAGTTCATCCGTCAATTCGACGTAAATCTCATCGTTGGCGATGTTCCGCAGGGGCTCCATGATGTAATCGGGATTAAACGCCACCTGGATATCCTTGGCATTGTACTTAATGGCCACGGACTCATGGGCTTCACCGACATCAGGCGAAGAGGCACTGATTTTAAGTTTATTCTTGCCGAAGGTCAGCTTGATCGAACTGGATTTATCGCTGGTCAGCAGGGCCACGCGCTTCAGGGCCGTCAGGAACACTTCCCGATCCACGGCGATACGTTGTTCACACTGGCCGGGAATCACCTGGCGGAAATTCGGATAGGTACCTTCGATCAGCTTGGTGGTCAGCGTGACCTCATCAAATTCAAACGTCGCCTGGTTTTTTCCAATGAAGATCTTGACCATACCCTCATCCTTCAGGATGCGGATCAGCTCATTGACCGCTTTGGTCGGCACAATGGCTTCACATTCGGCTTCTTTCGGGAATTCAATTTCAGTTTCCGTCAAGGCCAGACGGCGGCCATCGGTGGCCACCAGGGTGAGCTTATTGCCCTTGAAACTCATCAGGGTCCCGTTCAAAATAAAGCGGGTTTCATCCGTTGAGGCGGCATAAAACGTCTTCTGGAGCATCTGTTTCAGGGCCTTCTGATCCACCGAGAAGGTATGTCCCCCTTCGTTGGCAGGAATGGCGGGAAATTCGTCATCCGGCAATCCGTTGATCTTGAAAAAAGCGGAACCGCAGGTGATTGAAGCCGCATTCTTTTCATCTACTTCGATTTCGATATTATCGGCCGGAAGTTCACGGATAATGCTGAATAATCTGCGGGCCGGAATGGTGGTGGCGCCGGGTTTACCGATTTTGGCATCCACGGCACAACGCATGGTCACATCCATGTCGGTGGTGGTCATCCACAGGCGGTCGTTCTTGGCTTCCAGCAAAACGTTGGAGAGCACGGGAAGGGTCGGACGTACATTCACCACACCATGAACCATTTGAAGTCCTGACATGACGGCATCTTTGGCAATAACAAGTTTCATTTATCCTCCCGGTTCAAACTATCAACAATTCAGTAATAGTAATCTTTATATAATCTTTTAAATATCACCCGTATTATACCCTGTTCACAACGTCAATAACCCCAGAATATCGCGAAACGACCACAAAAACAGATGAAAATAGGGTCACCCCACCTGTTAATGACACCCCTCGATTGGGTGTGAGCAACGTGTGATAACATGCTTTGAGCCAGTTACCAACACTATTTCTCATGGTTATGAACACTGTTGTCAACTCTTCTTCTCCAGAAGACGACTGAGATGGGATACATTCTGACGGAGATCGGAATCCGTTTCCATTTTGCGGGCGACTTCCCGATAGGCATGCAAAATCGTGGCATGGGTTTTGCCGAACGCTCCCGCGATTTCAGGAAGGGAGGAAGGGGTCAGTGACCGGCAGAGGTACATCGCGATCTGGCGGGGCATGGTGATGGCCGCAGGGCGCCTCTTGCTGGTCATGTCCACCAGACGGATGTCATAATGATCCGCCACGGCTTTCATGATGTGCTCAAAGGTCAGGTCTTCCTGCTTCTCCTGGTCAATGGTGTCGCGCAGCAGGGTTTCGAGATCCTGAATGGTCAGGGCCCGGTTCATCAGCGAGGCATAGGAGGTCGCACGGATCAACGCCCCTTCAAGCCGCCGGATATTGGAACGGATGGTTTTGGCAATGAACAGGATGATTTCGTCGGCATGCTTGTATCCGCATTGCGCCTGTTTGTTGCGGAGAATGGCAATACGGGTCTCGAGATCCGGCGGTTGAAGCTCCGTGACCAGCCCCCATTCAAAGCGGGTGACCAGACGTTGTTCAAGGCCTTGAATCTCGCTGGCAGGACGGTCACTGGTCAGCACAATCTGCTTATGGGCATCGAAGAGGGCGTTGAAGGTGTGGAAAAACTCCTCCTGCATCCGTTCCTTGCCAGCCAGGAAGTGGATATCATCAATCAGCAGGAGATCCATGCTCCGGTATTTTTTCCGGAACTGAACCAAAGTTTTATTCTGAAGCCCCTCGATATATTCATTGGTAAAACTTTCGGACGACAAATACGCAATCTTCGCGTTTGAGTTTTTCAGGACATGATGGCCAATGGCCTGCATCAGATGCGTTTTCCCCAGTCCGGAACCGCCGTAAATAAAGAGGGGATTATAAGCGCGGGCCGGCGACTGGGCCACGGCGAGTGCCGCCGCATGCCCGAAGTTATTGGAGGGGCCCACCACAAAGGCATCAAAGGTGAAGTTGGCATTGAACACCGGGCCTCCGGGCTGACGGACTCCGGACGGGCGGCGGGGTACGGCCACAGGTTCAGTGACGGCCTGAGGAGTGGGTGCCGAGACCGGCTCCAGCATCCGTTTCGCCACTTGAAATACAATGTCGTACGATTCGCCCGATACCGAAGTCACTGCGGCTTTAATCAGCGGCAGGTAGTTTTCCTCAAGCCAGGTCTGGTAAAAATTATTACCGACGCGCAAGGTCAGAGTTTGTCCCTCAATGCTTCCCGGCTCAATGACGGCAATCCAACGCGAATAAATATCCGGATGCAACAGCTTGCCCAGATGATCGCAAGCCGCGCTCCACACAGCAGACGCATGATTTCCTGACACAGTAAAACTCCCTCTGGCAATCCTTCAACGAAACAGATGCCATTTGACGCAGATCAAAATAAAAAACTAATAATCGCCCAATAAAGCGAAGGGTTTCCGGAGTTATTAACAAGTTGTTAACAGATCACTTGTTGTCTTCTCTCGTACCCGCTGACGCAGGACAATAGGGGAGAAAATATAAGCAGGCAAGGGGATTTATCGTTTTTGCGCAAAATATTTTAGACCTACGACAGGTTGATTTTATTTAACTAGACGCCACAAGGGGTGGTGTTATCGTCATAAAACTAAATAATCATAATCGGGCAAATGTGGATGATTCAAGTCGTTAAAAAAGAGTCCAAAATGGGTGAAAAAAATG from bacterium includes the following:
- the dnaN gene encoding DNA polymerase III subunit beta, encoding MKLVIAKDAVMSGLQMVHGVVNVRPTLPVLSNVLLEAKNDRLWMTTTDMDVTMRCAVDAKIGKPGATTIPARRLFSIIRELPADNIEIEVDEKNAASITCGSAFFKINGLPDDEFPAIPANEGGHTFSVDQKALKQMLQKTFYAASTDETRFILNGTLMSFKGNKLTLVATDGRRLALTETEIEFPKEAECEAIVPTKAVNELIRILKDEGMVKIFIGKNQATFEFDEVTLTTKLIEGTYPNFRQVIPGQCEQRIAVDREVFLTALKRVALLTSDKSSSIKLTFGKNKLKISASSPDVGEAHESVAIKYNAKDIQVAFNPDYIMEPLRNIANDEIYVELTDELSPGVIKCDVPFIYVLMPMRIS
- the dnaA gene encoding chromosomal replication initiator protein DnaA; the encoded protein is MSGNHASAVWSAACDHLGKLLHPDIYSRWIAVIEPGSIEGQTLTLRVGNNFYQTWLEENYLPLIKAAVTSVSGESYDIVFQVAKRMLEPVSAPTPQAVTEPVAVPRRPSGVRQPGGPVFNANFTFDAFVVGPSNNFGHAAALAVAQSPARAYNPLFIYGGSGLGKTHLMQAIGHHVLKNSNAKIAYLSSESFTNEYIEGLQNKTLVQFRKKYRSMDLLLIDDIHFLAGKERMQEEFFHTFNALFDAHKQIVLTSDRPASEIQGLEQRLVTRFEWGLVTELQPPDLETRIAILRNKQAQCGYKHADEIILFIAKTIRSNIRRLEGALIRATSYASLMNRALTIQDLETLLRDTIDQEKQEDLTFEHIMKAVADHYDIRLVDMTSKRRPAAITMPRQIAMYLCRSLTPSSLPEIAGAFGKTHATILHAYREVARKMETDSDLRQNVSHLSRLLEKKS